The Mustela lutreola isolate mMusLut2 chromosome 3, mMusLut2.pri, whole genome shotgun sequence genome includes a region encoding these proteins:
- the LOC131828056 gene encoding small nuclear ribonucleoprotein E-like produces MAYTGQGQKVQNVMVQLINLIFRYLQNKSQIQVWLYEQMNMQIEGCITGFGEYINLVLDDAEEVHSKTMSRKQLGRIMPEGDNIIRLQIVSN; encoded by the coding sequence ATGGCATACACTGGCCAGGGCCAAAAAGTACAGAACGTGATGGTACAGCTCATCAACCTCATCTTCAGATACTTACAAAATAAATCTCAGATTCAGGTGTGGCTTTACGAGCAAATGAACATGCAAATAGAGGGCTGTATCACTGGTTTTGGTGAGTACATAAACCTTGTATTAGATGATGCAGAAGAGGTTCATTCTAAAACAATGTCAAGAAAACAACTGGGTCGGATCATGCCAGAAGGAGATAATATTATCCGGCTCCAAATTGTCTCCAACTAG